In Candidatus Binataceae bacterium, the following proteins share a genomic window:
- a CDS encoding serine/threonine-protein kinase, with product MIAPNAIVGGRYRIVRMLGGGGMKLAYAAEDLRLGARFCALAEMVDGFTSQEAQRKAVDAFQREADILAQLSNQHIPQVFDCFSETNHHYLVMEFIDGTTLENELTRSDGKLPADRVLEVALEVLEALRYLHARRPPLLHRDLKPSNLMTTTDGRLKLIDFGIARHFVANTRVTMVGTHGYAPPEQYAGRPEPRSDLYSLAATIYQALSGRDPTTEAPFRFPPLRNYCPDLNPKLVAAIERALAYEIGNRPHDAESFRQQLLTCRARPFQSLSASSPSTAASFALTPTLIYAEHEPTDQWTGARYPRRHRRGLSWSGIK from the coding sequence ATGATCGCCCCAAATGCCATCGTCGGCGGACGGTATCGCATTGTCCGGATGCTCGGCGGCGGGGGAATGAAGCTCGCTTATGCTGCAGAAGACCTCCGGCTCGGAGCGCGCTTTTGTGCGCTAGCCGAGATGGTAGACGGTTTTACCAGCCAGGAGGCGCAGCGGAAGGCAGTCGACGCATTTCAACGCGAGGCCGACATTCTCGCGCAACTGAGCAATCAGCATATCCCACAAGTCTTCGACTGCTTTAGCGAGACGAATCATCACTATCTGGTGATGGAGTTTATCGACGGCACAACCCTGGAGAATGAACTCACAAGAAGCGACGGCAAGCTGCCAGCCGACCGGGTGCTCGAGGTCGCCCTTGAGGTTCTGGAAGCACTGCGGTACCTACACGCTCGCAGGCCGCCGCTGCTTCACCGCGATCTGAAACCATCCAACCTGATGACCACCACGGACGGGCGGTTGAAGCTGATTGATTTTGGTATTGCGCGGCATTTCGTCGCCAACACCAGGGTCACCATGGTCGGAACTCACGGTTATGCGCCGCCGGAGCAATACGCAGGACGACCTGAACCTCGATCGGACCTGTATTCTCTCGCGGCGACGATATATCAAGCACTTTCCGGTCGCGATCCCACGACCGAGGCTCCTTTTCGTTTTCCACCGCTGCGAAACTATTGTCCCGATCTGAACCCGAAGCTCGTCGCTGCTATTGAACGCGCTCTTGCGTACGAGATAGGCAACCGACCTCACGATGCCGAATCATTCAGGCAGCAACTGCTAACGTGCAGAGCACGCCCATTCCAGTCGCTGTCGGCGTCGTCACCCTCGACCGCGGCTTCGTTCGCCCTGACCCCCACCTTGATTTATGCAGAGCACGAGCCGACCGATCAGTGGACCGGTGCTCGCTATCCGCGCAGGCACCGCCGCGGCTTGTCTTGGTCGGGTATCAAATGA
- a CDS encoding CoA transferase encodes MPRLSLGETMGNGNPKSGRALDGVRVLDLTWLQVGPQATRLLATFGAQVIRIEWRERKAIDFLRYTPPYAPDHARADGGRVQGVTRGRGSHGNYDRGAYFNNTNPGKYGITLNLNHPKGRDLLRRMVRDANAICENFSPGQMDKWDLGYEELRKINPGIIYLQTTGLGKAGIYKDYVSYGPTAQAFSGLTFLSGLPEQDHPAGWGYSYLDHSPGYFGAILLMAAIRRQRLTGAGCYLDMSQCETGLMLSGTSLLEHQVTGKPTVRYGNRMPFLAWSPHGAYRCSGEDNWIAISVQSDEQWRALTDEMGSPPWALETRFATTAGRREHENDLDHQLTSFTSGCDRYDLMNRLQARGIPAGVVQKASDRFDHDPQLKARAYYLDLPQSEIGTWPVEGFPAKLSRSPAEVGGLTGRAAPKLGEDNAFVYGELVGLSAAEMSALAEDGVI; translated from the coding sequence ATGCCCCGCCTCTCTCTGGGTGAGACGATGGGCAACGGCAACCCGAAAAGTGGACGGGCGCTTGACGGCGTGCGAGTGCTCGACTTGACCTGGCTTCAGGTGGGGCCACAGGCGACCCGTCTGTTGGCGACTTTCGGTGCGCAGGTCATTCGCATTGAGTGGCGCGAGCGTAAGGCTATCGACTTTCTGCGGTACACTCCGCCGTATGCTCCCGACCACGCGCGCGCGGACGGGGGCCGCGTCCAGGGAGTAACCCGTGGCCGCGGCAGCCATGGAAATTACGATCGGGGCGCGTACTTCAACAACACCAACCCCGGCAAGTACGGAATTACGCTCAACCTGAATCATCCGAAAGGGCGAGACCTGCTCCGACGGATGGTGCGCGACGCGAATGCGATTTGCGAGAATTTCAGTCCCGGCCAGATGGACAAGTGGGACCTGGGCTACGAGGAATTGCGCAAGATCAATCCCGGCATCATCTATTTGCAGACTACCGGGCTGGGCAAGGCTGGCATTTACAAGGACTACGTGAGCTACGGACCGACCGCGCAGGCGTTTTCCGGCCTGACCTTCCTGTCCGGCCTTCCCGAACAAGACCACCCCGCCGGGTGGGGCTATTCGTACCTCGACCACTCGCCTGGCTACTTCGGCGCGATCCTGCTGATGGCCGCGATTCGCCGTCAGCGGCTAACCGGCGCCGGATGTTATCTGGACATGTCGCAGTGCGAGACAGGCCTGATGTTATCCGGCACCTCCCTCCTCGAGCATCAGGTCACCGGCAAGCCGACCGTGCGCTACGGAAACCGTATGCCGTTTCTGGCCTGGTCACCGCATGGCGCTTACCGATGCAGCGGAGAGGACAACTGGATCGCTATCTCGGTTCAATCTGATGAGCAGTGGCGAGCGCTCACCGATGAGATGGGCTCACCGCCGTGGGCACTGGAGACCCGCTTCGCAACGACGGCCGGTCGAAGGGAACACGAGAACGACCTGGACCATCAGCTCACGAGCTTCACCTCGGGCTGCGATCGCTACGATCTTATGAATCGGCTGCAAGCGCGAGGCATCCCGGCGGGCGTGGTGCAAAAGGCTTCCGACCGATTCGACCACGACCCACAGCTCAAGGCTCGCGCCTACTACCTCGACCTTCCACAAAGTGAAATCGGTACCTGGCCGGTCGAAGGCTTCCCGGCCAAGCTCTCTCGCTCTCCTGCAGAAGTCGGCGGACTGACCGGTCGTGCCGCTCCCAAGCTGGGCGAGGACAATGCTTTCGTATACGGCGAACTGGTTGGTCTGAGCGCTGCAGAAATGAGCGCGCTGGCGGAGGACGGTGTCATTTGA
- a CDS encoding CaiB/BaiF CoA-transferase family protein, which yields MSRDYNLRASLGGLRTLEIGDQLGDYAALLLSGLGAEVIKIEPRGGTASRRIGPFADGNPDPEQSLFFWRYNLNKQSVTLEVDHLDAQPALCALAARADLVLLSGEFEVVARRLPLWRKLAQHNPRLIVCTITPFGLDGPWRALKATDLVQMALGGIMAVCGYDPDREGLYDTPPIAPAMWHSYHLGGEYAAIAIMAALNFRELSGEGQFIDVSIHEAVNTCTEVAIPTYVYTGEIVKRQTARHAATVITHARLSESADHVLMLANLSPFERELRALGDLADQVGIQHVLGTPEFKQLEKDDRVAAAIYRNDLLMEVVASLPAEEIFHRAQAQGLAWSPIRRPEDNLGDPHFAARTSFATINHPELGRDLRYPGTVASDGEAPHFCFDRRAPRLGEHTDEVLSRAGLGDAEIAKLRDKNLI from the coding sequence TTGAGCCGGGATTATAACCTGCGCGCTTCGCTCGGCGGGCTCAGGACGCTGGAAATCGGCGATCAATTGGGCGACTATGCCGCGCTACTCCTCTCCGGCCTCGGGGCCGAAGTCATCAAGATCGAACCCCGCGGTGGGACCGCGTCACGCCGGATTGGACCGTTTGCAGATGGCAACCCTGACCCGGAGCAGAGTCTTTTCTTCTGGCGATACAACCTAAACAAGCAGAGCGTGACGCTGGAGGTCGACCATCTCGACGCGCAGCCGGCACTTTGCGCCTTGGCGGCCAGGGCCGACCTGGTGTTGCTCTCGGGAGAATTCGAGGTGGTCGCTCGGCGGCTGCCGCTGTGGCGCAAGCTTGCACAGCATAATCCGCGACTGATTGTCTGCACCATTACACCATTTGGTCTGGATGGACCATGGCGCGCGCTAAAGGCCACGGATCTGGTCCAGATGGCGCTCGGCGGGATCATGGCCGTGTGCGGTTACGACCCGGACCGTGAGGGACTATACGACACTCCTCCGATTGCGCCTGCTATGTGGCATTCCTATCATCTGGGCGGCGAATACGCGGCGATTGCAATAATGGCCGCACTGAACTTCCGCGAGTTGAGCGGCGAGGGCCAATTCATCGACGTCTCGATTCACGAGGCGGTCAACACCTGCACTGAAGTCGCGATTCCGACCTACGTGTACACCGGAGAGATCGTGAAGCGGCAAACCGCGCGGCATGCGGCGACCGTGATTACGCACGCGCGACTGTCGGAGAGCGCCGACCACGTTCTCATGCTTGCCAACCTGAGCCCCTTCGAACGTGAACTGCGCGCGCTTGGCGATCTCGCCGATCAGGTCGGCATTCAGCACGTTCTCGGAACGCCGGAATTCAAACAACTGGAAAAAGACGATCGCGTAGCCGCGGCTATCTATCGCAATGATCTGCTGATGGAAGTAGTAGCGAGCCTACCCGCGGAGGAAATCTTTCATCGTGCGCAGGCCCAAGGTCTCGCCTGGTCACCGATTCGGCGCCCGGAGGACAACCTCGGGGATCCGCACTTTGCCGCGCGGACCAGCTTTGCGACCATCAACCACCCCGAACTGGGCCGCGATCTGCGTTACCCCGGGACAGTCGCCAGCGACGGGGAGGCCCCGCACTTTTGCTTCGACCGCCGTGCGCCACGCCTTGGTGAGCACACGGACGAGGTACTGAGTCGCGCCGGCCTGGGGGACGCGGAGATTGCGAAGCTCCGGGACAAGAACCTTATCTGA
- a CDS encoding OB-fold domain-containing protein — protein MAVTIDYSKLRILPDPDTREWWEAARQHRYLVRQCKRCGHKWFPPNIPACDKCTAMEISWFETAGKGVIHSYVVVVQPIVGAFVSSVPYVVAIIELDDCKEADGTVTRVAGVLTNAEAEVAIGLPCTVLFEETNDPKIVMPRWRISGEADDTWKFSE, from the coding sequence ATGGCGGTAACGATTGACTACTCGAAGCTTCGTATCCTGCCCGATCCGGATACCCGCGAATGGTGGGAGGCCGCGCGTCAACACAGGTACCTGGTGCGGCAGTGCAAGCGATGTGGCCACAAATGGTTTCCACCAAACATTCCCGCGTGTGACAAGTGTACCGCTATGGAGATCTCATGGTTCGAAACCGCGGGCAAAGGAGTGATCCACAGCTACGTTGTCGTGGTGCAGCCGATTGTCGGGGCGTTCGTGAGTTCGGTCCCCTACGTGGTTGCCATCATTGAACTCGACGATTGCAAGGAGGCCGACGGTACCGTCACGCGGGTGGCCGGAGTCCTGACTAATGCCGAAGCGGAGGTCGCGATAGGACTACCCTGCACGGTGCTATTCGAGGAAACCAACGACCCGAAAATCGTAATGCCGCGTTGGCGCATAAGTGGCGAGGCGGACGACACGTGGAAGTTCTCTGAGTAG
- a CDS encoding IS110 family transposase — translation MNVMHERCAGLDVHKDTVVACRRVMTGAPVVREVRGFPTTTRGLLALADWLREAGCTHVAMEATGVYWKPVWHVLEGEFELVRANAAHIKNVPGRKSDVNDATWIADLLAHGLIRSSLVPPGPIQKLRDLTRTRKQLVREVVQHKQRIQKVLEDANIKLGSVVSDVLGTSGRRMLRAIIAGEQNPDQLAALAGERLAASRETLAEALHGRVTRHHRFLLKQHLDMVEHLEKTVGEFEAQIEAALESFRAVIERLVTIPGVSTTAASVIVAEIGVDMTRFPTVGHLISWAGLCPGLNQSAGKVKSRTLRDGAPWLKTVLVQSAWAASRKQDGYLRSQFLRIKSRRGPKKAIIAVAASILTAAYYVVRDPVPYREVGSLYLLRLDHERAAARLTQRLRNLGFEVEIRKVAA, via the coding sequence ATGAATGTGATGCATGAACGATGTGCGGGGCTGGACGTGCACAAGGACACGGTGGTGGCATGCCGGCGGGTGATGACCGGAGCTCCAGTAGTGCGCGAGGTGCGAGGCTTTCCGACCACCACGCGAGGGTTGTTGGCGCTGGCGGACTGGTTGCGGGAAGCGGGCTGCACGCACGTGGCTATGGAAGCCACCGGAGTGTACTGGAAGCCGGTGTGGCATGTGCTGGAGGGTGAGTTCGAGCTGGTGCGGGCCAATGCGGCGCATATTAAAAACGTCCCCGGACGCAAGAGCGATGTAAATGACGCGACCTGGATTGCTGACCTGCTCGCCCACGGGCTCATCCGCTCGAGCTTGGTTCCGCCCGGGCCGATCCAGAAGCTGCGCGACCTAACCCGCACGCGCAAACAGCTGGTGCGGGAGGTGGTACAGCACAAGCAGCGCATCCAAAAGGTGCTTGAAGACGCCAATATCAAGCTCGGTTCGGTAGTCTCCGACGTGCTCGGTACCAGCGGGCGGCGCATGCTGCGGGCGATAATCGCGGGCGAGCAAAATCCGGACCAGCTGGCGGCGCTGGCCGGCGAGCGTCTTGCCGCATCGCGGGAGACCCTGGCGGAGGCGCTGCACGGGCGTGTGACCCGCCACCATCGCTTCCTTCTCAAGCAGCATCTGGACATGGTCGAGCACCTGGAAAAGACCGTGGGCGAGTTTGAGGCGCAGATCGAGGCTGCGCTCGAATCCTTTCGCGCGGTCATCGAACGACTCGTAACCATCCCGGGAGTGAGCACGACCGCGGCGAGCGTGATTGTGGCCGAGATCGGCGTGGACATGACGCGCTTCCCGACCGTCGGGCACCTGATATCGTGGGCGGGCCTGTGCCCGGGGCTGAACCAAAGCGCGGGCAAGGTGAAGTCGCGGACCCTGCGCGACGGCGCGCCGTGGCTCAAGACCGTGCTGGTGCAATCGGCTTGGGCTGCCAGCCGCAAACAAGACGGCTATCTGCGCTCGCAGTTTCTTAGGATCAAGTCGCGGCGCGGACCCAAGAAGGCGATCATCGCGGTAGCGGCTTCGATTCTAACCGCTGCCTATTACGTGGTTCGCGACCCTGTCCCGTATAGGGAAGTCGGTTCACTTTACCTTCTGCGCCTGGATCACGAACGGGCGGCGGCGCGGCTTACGCAACGCCTCCGAAATCTCGGGTTTGAAGTCGAGATCAGAAAGGTAGCCGCTTAA